From the Acidobacteriota bacterium genome, the window AGGGCAGGACGGCCAGGCGGGGACCGCCGACGATATCACCAACTGGGAATGATCCATGAACCGGCGCCACGGCGGATTCACGTTTGTCGAGGTGGTGGTGGTATTGGCCATCCTGGCCGTCACCGGCCTCGTCGCCTATCCGCCGCTGCACGCCACACTGGAAAAAACCCGGATGGAGAGCGCCGTCCGGGAGCTGGCGGCGCTTTTGAAGTACGCCCGGGAAAAATCCATGGCCGAACAGGAGACCGTGGCCGTGGTGCTGCGCAAGCAGGAAGGCGACCTGACGATCTTCAATCGCCGCGGCCAATCTATCAAATACTACCGCCTGTACGACAAAATCGAATTCGTTCGCCTGATCCTGGACGGGCTCGACGTGGCGGACAATCGGACGGTGGTGTGGTTCTACCCTGACGGGCGCAGCACGGGTGTCGCCATGGTCGTCCGCCACGAAAGCGGCCATCAACTTCGGCTGAAAACCGACATTCTCACCGGCAACACGCGAATCTTCGCGCCCGGGGAAAGCGGGTTCGATGATGAAATGTTCAATCCCTGACAACCGGGAGACTCGATCCCGCCTCCGTCGCCGGCGCACCGACGCCGGATTCTCCTTGTTGGAGGTGGTGATCGCGGTGGTGCTGGTCGGGGTGATCTTCGGCGCCATCATTCAGGCGTTCTCATACTCACTGCGGAACATCAGCCAGGTCAACGTGTATCAGATCGCCCTCCAGCTGGCGCAGAACAAGATGAACGAGCTGATCATCGACGAGAACATCATCGAGGACGGGGCACTGGACGGATCATGGGATGACAATTACAGCTGGCGCGCGGTGATGGAAACCCGTGAAGTGGACGATCTGACCGTCGACAAGAGCCGCCTGACGACCCGGCTGCTGCATATCCGGCTGACCGTCACCTACGCCAGCGAAGGCCGACGCCGGGAGGTCCGGCTCTTCACCATCAAGCTCGTGCCCAAACCGAACGTGGGCGCGCCCGGACGTCTGTCGGGGGGGAGGACGCCCTATGGCCGCTAGGCGCCGGCTCTCCCCCAGAGGATTCAGCTTGCTGGAAGTGCTGGTGTCGGTGACGCTGTTCGCCATCATCTGTTCCGTGCTTTACTCCGGCTTCGCCATGGTCACCCGCAGCTGGCGCCGCGGCCACGAGACCATCCAGCAGAGCGAGCGGCTGCGCAGCGTGTTCGAGCTGATCCGGCGTCAGGTCATCTCCATCTACCCGGTGGTACCGGTGGAGGAGGACATTGAAGCAGATCTGGCCCAGCCGGGACCCCAGCGCATGATCGCCGCCAAGATCCCCTATTTCGTGGGCAGTGACCAGCAGGTCGCCTTCGTCACCCTGTTTTCGCTCCGGCTCAACGCCATACCCGGCCTTTGCTTCGTGGCCTATGGTGTCGAGCCGTCCCCGAGCGGCGACGGGCTGGCCCTGGTGGAACTGGAGAAGCCGTACACCGGCATCAGTCCGCTGGCGGCGGACGGCCTGTCGTCGACGCCCGAAAACATGTATCGCTACACCCTGCTCGACCAGTTGGCGGAAGTCACGTTCGAGTTCTATGGTCTCGACCTGTCCCAGGCCGGCGTCCTGCCGGAGGAGGAGCAGATCAAGCAGTGGTACCCCACCTGGAAAGTCGAAGAGATGGGCGACCTGCCGGAAGCGGTCCGCATTCGCTACCGGTTCATGCCCGAAGCCAAGATGCGGTTCCCGGAGGGTGAGATCCTGGTTCCTATCCGGAGCAAAGGCAACCTGCCCGCCGGTCGGGTGCCGCGGAGAATGCCGAATGCGACGACGTGAGCGCCCCCCGCGGGGCTCGGTCCTCATCGCGATGT encodes:
- a CDS encoding prepilin-type N-terminal cleavage/methylation domain-containing protein encodes the protein MNRRHGGFTFVEVVVVLAILAVTGLVAYPPLHATLEKTRMESAVRELAALLKYAREKSMAEQETVAVVLRKQEGDLTIFNRRGQSIKYYRLYDKIEFVRLILDGLDVADNRTVVWFYPDGRSTGVAMVVRHESGHQLRLKTDILTGNTRIFAPGESGFDDEMFNP
- a CDS encoding prepilin-type N-terminal cleavage/methylation domain-containing protein; its protein translation is MMKCSIPDNRETRSRLRRRRTDAGFSLLEVVIAVVLVGVIFGAIIQAFSYSLRNISQVNVYQIALQLAQNKMNELIIDENIIEDGALDGSWDDNYSWRAVMETREVDDLTVDKSRLTTRLLHIRLTVTYASEGRRREVRLFTIKLVPKPNVGAPGRLSGGRTPYGR
- a CDS encoding prepilin-type N-terminal cleavage/methylation domain-containing protein, giving the protein MAARRRLSPRGFSLLEVLVSVTLFAIICSVLYSGFAMVTRSWRRGHETIQQSERLRSVFELIRRQVISIYPVVPVEEDIEADLAQPGPQRMIAAKIPYFVGSDQQVAFVTLFSLRLNAIPGLCFVAYGVEPSPSGDGLALVELEKPYTGISPLAADGLSSTPENMYRYTLLDQLAEVTFEFYGLDLSQAGVLPEEEQIKQWYPTWKVEEMGDLPEAVRIRYRFMPEAKMRFPEGEILVPIRSKGNLPAGRVPRRMPNATT